The following nucleotide sequence is from Pseudomonadota bacterium.
GCGATACGGAGACGCCTGTCACGCCGCGTTGTCGCGAAGATAGTCGATGCTGCCGGGCAAGTCTCTGATTAGGCGGAGCAGCATGTCCATCGCTGACGTCTGCACGTTCCTGCCTGATTCCCAGCGCGACACGGTATTGGCCCCCAGTCGGAGCAGCCGGCCGAGTTCCGCCTGCGTGAGATCGAACCGTTCGCGGATGGCGCGGATCTCATCCGCTGAGAGCAATCCATGCTTCTTGCGGTAGATCGCGACTGCGTCCTCGCCCAACCGCCTGGCATCCTGGAAACGAAGCAC
It contains:
- a CDS encoding type II toxin-antitoxin system MqsA family antitoxin — translated: MSEKRSTLRLPVNGEEIAVPSAAHLSCPKCGEVVLRFQDARRLGEDAVAIYRKKHGLLSADEIRAIRERFDLTQAELGRLLRLGANTVSRWESGRNVQTSAMDMLLRLIRDLPGSIDYLRDNAA